One stretch of Clupea harengus chromosome 2, Ch_v2.0.2, whole genome shotgun sequence DNA includes these proteins:
- the LOC116223731 gene encoding zinc-binding protein A33-like, with protein sequence MASTSFAEKDFTCPVCFEIFKDPVLLSCSHSVCKACLQQFWDTKGSTECPVCRGTSSNDKPPLNLHLKNLCETFVQEISERASAGCEVLCSLHSEKLKLFCLEDKQPVCLVCRDSRKHKNHSFSPVDEAALDCKEEIKVKLQPLQEKLKTFEEAKLTCDQTAAHIKTQVQHTERQIKEEFEELHQFLRDEEAARIAALREEEEQKSQMMKEKIEKMSREISSLSDPIRAIEEKMSADDLTFLQNYKSTVERAQCTLQDPERVSGALINVAKHLGNLKFRVWEKMQEIVQYTPVTLDPNTASPILILSEDLTSVRRGGERQQLPYNPERFDKYFSVLGSEGFNSGTHCWDVEVRENTWWNVGVMAETHQRKGDYTSMSGQWCVEYEDGKYRAWSPPQPSTLHTVKQKLQRIRVQLDWDRGKLSFSDPDNNTQLHTFTHTFTEIVFPYFRTLSGVPLRILPVKCCIALKHHS encoded by the exons ATGGCTTCTACATCTTTTGCAGAGAAGGatttcacctgtcctgtttgctTTGAAATCTTCAAGGATCCCGTCCTCCTCTCCTGTAGTCACAGCGTCTGTAAAGCTtgtctgcagcagttctgggacACTAAGGGATCTACAGAATGCCCAGTCTGTAGGGGAACATCGTCAAATGACAAACCTCCTCTTAACCTTCACTTAAAGAACCTGTGTGAGACCTTCGTACAGGAGATAAGTGAGAGAGCTTCAGCAGGGTGTGaggtgctctgcagtctgcacagtgagaaactcaagctcttctgtctggaggataaacagcctgtgtgtttggtgtgtcgagACTCAAGGAAACATAAAAATCACAGCTTCAGTCCCGTAGATGAAGCAGCACTGGACTGTAAG GAGGAGATCAAGGTCAAACTGCAGCCCTTACAGGAGAAACTGAAGACCTTTGAGGAGGCTAAACTCACCTGTGACCAAACAGCAGCTCACATTAAG aCTCAGgtccaacacacagagaggcagatcaaggaggagtttgaggagcttcaccagtttctacgagatgaagaggcgGCCAGGatagctgcactgagggaggaagaggagcagaagagtcagatgatgaaggagaagattgagaagatgagcagagagatctcatctctttcagacccaatcagagccatagaagagAAGATGAGTGCTGATGACCTCACATTCCTGCAG aactacaagagcacagtggaaag agcccagtgcacactgcaggatccagagagggtttcaggagctctgatcaatgtggcaaaacacctgggcaatctgaagttcagagtctgggagaagatgcaggagattgttcaataca ctcctgtgactctggatcccaacactgcaagCCCAAtactcatcctgtctgaggatctgaccagtgtgagacgTGGTGgtgagagacagcagcttccttataacccagagagatttgataagTATTtcagtgtcctgggctctgagggctttaactcagggacacactgctgggatgtggaggttagAGAGAACACATGGTGGAATGTGGGTGTGATGGCAGAGACTCATCAGAGGAAGGGAGACTATACCTCCATGAGTggacagtggtgtgtggagtatgAAGATGGTAAATATAGAGCATGGTCTCCACCGCAGCCATCCACTCTCcacacagtgaagcagaaactccagaggatcagagtgcagctggactgggacagaggaaagctgtcattctctgaccctgataataacacacaattacacactttcacacacacttttactgagATAGTCTTTCCATACTTTAGGACTCTCTCAGGTGTCCCTCTTAGGATTTTACCAGTAAAATGTTGCATAGCGCTGAAGCATCACAGTTAG